One window of the Trifolium pratense cultivar HEN17-A07 linkage group LG2, ARS_RC_1.1, whole genome shotgun sequence genome contains the following:
- the LOC123905224 gene encoding serine/threonine-protein kinase SAPK3-like, giving the protein MESINVVIDDTDLKSIDSAEETDVVTPVPTPDDDQAESDYVQDFEPNTENLRPNKGPSIRVQKNHSKEISIRNPDQGVTIRRSTYVIPKNLKEEAQSRKLRGKLRKCDMNSSPKVNVNVGTFGKVMIDYVIDWLKKTVLETNVVQDVDTSLARENTQGVGTSVQAGALSRKQMIADLTETSRALEARKLKIDRVIEALKAEEAAETVEGEPNGQEGEGTSGSEDGSEDLIMEEQRYEVMHVLGSGNFAVTKLAKNIETGELVAIKYIQRGEKIDENVEREIINHRSLNHPHIINFKELFVTPSHLAIVLEYANGGELFHRIASNIIPKGRITEKEARYFFQQLISGVQYMHSMQICHRDLKLENTLLDGNPRTPQLKICDFGYSKSTLLHSRPKSVVGTPAYIAPEILSRQSQEYDGKPADVWSCGVILYVMLVGSYPFQDPEDPKNFRKIIKKIVDVQYSIPGYACISADCRHLLSRIFVANPAKRITIPEIQQHSWFLRYMPKETVEPGRKCYQETENDELPRQQSVEEIMQILQEARTTYVANVNVDGNVEEKVVDVNCDDFVKVELV; this is encoded by the exons atggaatcaatcaatGTCGTAATTGATGATACTGATTTGAAAAGTATAGAttcagctgaagagacagatgtagtcacacctgtcccaacaccagaTGATGATCAAGCTGAATCTGATTATGTTCAAGACTTTGAGCCTAATACAGAGAATTTGAGACCAAACAAAGGTCCATCAATCAGAGTTCAGAAGAACCACTCAAAGGAAATCTCTATTAGAAATCCTGACCAAGGAGTTACCATAAGAAGATCTACATATGTAATTCCCaagaatttgaaagaagaagcTCAATCTAGAAAATTAAGGGGCAAGCTAA GGAAATGTGATATGAACTCTTCTCCTAAAGTTAATGTTAATGTTGGTACTTTTGGTAAAGTCATGATTGACTATGTGATTGATTGGCTCAAGAAAACCGTTCTTGAGACTAATGTTGTGcaagatgttgacacatcttTGGCCCGAGAGAATACACAAG gtgttggcacatctgtccaggctggAGCACTTtcaaggaagcagatgattgctgatcttACTGAGACTAGCAGAGCCCTTGAGGctagaaaattaaaaattgatcgtgtgattgaggcactaAAGGCTGAGGAGGCTGCTGAGACTGTTGAGGGTGAGCCCAATGGACAAGAAGGAGAAGGAACTAGTGGCTCTGAGGATGgctctgaggat TTGATAATGGAGGAACAACGTTACGaggtaatgcatgtacttggtTCCGGCAACTTTGCCGTGACTAAGTTGGCCAAAAACATCGAAACCGGAGAACTTGTTGCTATCAAGTACATTCAAAGAGGAGAGAAg ATCGATGAGAATGTTGAAAGGGAGATAATTAATCATAGATCTTTAAACCATCCACATATCATCAATTTCAAAGAG TTATTTGTGACACCCTCTCATTTGGCGATTGTCCTTGAATATGCTAATGGTGGTGAACTATTTCATAGGATAGCCTCTAACATTATCCCTAAGGGTCGCATTACTGAAAAGGAG GCAAGATATTTCTTCCAGCAACTAATATCTGGAGTCCAGTACATGCATTCCATG CAAATTTGTCATAGGGATTTGAAATTGGAGAACACTCTATTGGATGGAAATCCAAGAActcctcaactcaaaatttgtGACTTTGGTTACTCTAAg TCTACTCTGCTGCACTCTCGACCCAAATCAGTGGTTGGAACTCCTGCATACATTGCACCAGAGATTTTATCTAGACAGTCACAGGAGTATGATGGAAAG CCTGCGGATGTTTGGTCATGTGGTGTTATTCTTTATGTCATGCTAGTTGGATCATACCCATTTCAAGATCCAGAAGATCCTAAAAATTTCAGAAAGATTATTAAG AAAATAGTGGATGTTCAATACTCCATACCTGGCTATGCATGTATATCTGCAGACTGTAGGCATCTCCTCTCTAGGATTTTTGTTGCCAATCCAGCTAag AGGATCACGATCCCAGAGATACAACAACACTCTTGGTTTTTGAGATACATGCCTAAAGAAACTGTTGAACCTGGTAGAAAATGTTACCAAGAAACAGAAAATGATGAATTACCTAGGCAACAAAGCGTAGAAGAAATCATGCAAATTCTACAAGAAGCAAGAACAACATATGTTGCTAATGTTAACGTTGATGGGAATGTTGAAGAGAAAGTTGTTGATGTTAATTGTGATGACTTTGTGAAAGTGGAACTTGTGTGA